The following proteins come from a genomic window of Paraburkholderia sprentiae WSM5005:
- a CDS encoding DMT family transporter: MFPVMTDALLHIDPFTFTSLRYLIAGTAFLILLVAREGFGTLRLKGERVGFAWFLGSIGFAGFGFFVFLGQQLAGRDGALTASIMMATQPMIGLLLNSAVRRIRPPLFSFLFIVMSFCGVALVVTKGDIFGLLNEPQNYAANALIVLGAACWVVYTFSAMYFPTWSAFKYTTVTTWLGLSTIVVVNLLLFAAHAIPVPHLSALSAIGPHLLYMGLVAGFGGILCWNLGNKILTPLNGVLFMDVVPITTFIVSSLEGVIPTNVQIAGACMSGAALILNNAYLRARARRQAAAK; this comes from the coding sequence ATGTTTCCGGTGATGACGGACGCCTTACTGCACATCGATCCGTTCACGTTCACATCGCTGCGCTACCTGATAGCCGGCACCGCCTTCCTGATCCTGCTGGTGGCGCGCGAGGGCTTCGGTACACTGCGTCTGAAGGGTGAGCGGGTCGGCTTTGCCTGGTTCCTTGGCTCGATCGGCTTCGCCGGCTTCGGCTTTTTCGTGTTCCTCGGGCAGCAACTCGCCGGCCGCGACGGCGCGCTGACTGCGTCGATCATGATGGCCACCCAGCCGATGATCGGCCTGCTGCTAAACTCCGCGGTGCGCAGGATCCGCCCGCCACTCTTTTCGTTCCTCTTCATCGTGATGTCGTTCTGCGGAGTAGCGCTCGTCGTCACAAAGGGCGACATCTTCGGCCTGCTGAACGAACCGCAGAACTACGCGGCCAACGCGCTGATCGTGCTCGGCGCGGCGTGCTGGGTGGTCTACACGTTTAGCGCAATGTATTTCCCAACCTGGTCGGCCTTCAAGTACACCACGGTGACGACCTGGCTCGGCCTCAGCACAATCGTGGTAGTCAACCTTTTGCTGTTCGCGGCCCACGCGATCCCTGTGCCCCACCTGTCCGCGCTGAGCGCTATCGGCCCACACTTGCTCTACATGGGGCTTGTCGCTGGCTTCGGCGGGATCCTGTGCTGGAACCTTGGCAACAAGATCCTCACGCCGCTCAACGGCGTGCTTTTCATGGACGTTGTGCCGATCACGACCTTCATCGTGTCGTCGCTGGAGGGCGTGATCCCGACCAATGTGCAGATCGCAGGCGCCTGCATGTCGGGCGCCGCGCTGATTCTGAACAATGCCTATTTGCGGGCACGCGCGCGGCGCCAGGCCGCCGCGAAGTAA